Part of the Mauremys reevesii isolate NIE-2019 linkage group 4, ASM1616193v1, whole genome shotgun sequence genome is shown below.
ATAGGGTTGGTCTCTAAGTGGGCGAACATCACCTGGGTCAATGGAGTGATACTCCCATTCTGTCCATGTTGGGGTGGCTGAAAACATTGGCACGAAGCTGGTGCACAGCCCCTGGATTTGCTGTCGCTGCTTATGCCCAAGGGTGATGGAAAGGCTCACCTCTTCTATGCCACCGTTgctttttccttcatagtagtcttcaggccactcggtgtcatctgtctcctgggctgtaaactggagaaccttgatttcttgggaataaaagggctttagagaattaacatggtacactttaggttTTAGAGTAGGGTCTGGGAATGCTATGAGGtaattaacagctcccaggcactCTCGGACCATAAATAGCCCCTCCCATGACACTTCCATTTTATTAGCCTGGAGCGCTTTCAGGACTGTGACTTGGTCACCTACtctgaaggaacgctctctggcatgtttatcacaccaggccttttgctcttgttGAGAATTTTGTAGGTTTTCTCAAGCAAGGACCAGAGAGAGTCCGTGAGGGTGTTTTGAGGGTTCGTGGCCATAaaagagcaactgctgcaacactagatcccaattactGGAGTGCTTGTTCACGAATTTACGTATGATGGCCCCCAAAGTCCCATTAAAGTTCTCCACTAGGccgtttgatggtggtaagggttGGCAACCAAGTGGTTCACTCCATGAGCTTCCCAAAGATGTTTCATGTTCCCTGCCAAGAAGTTAGTTCTCGAATCCATAAGGATGtcagagggccaacctaccctggcaaaaatgtctgccaaTGCCTGACTCATGCTTTTAggcctggtgttgcttagagctactgcttccagccattgggtggcaaaatccatgaaGGTCAGTATATGcagctttcctctgggggtcttcttagGAAAAGGACCCggaatatccacagctacatgctgaaatggaacctcaattatagggagtggctggagaggggccttgacctggtcttgaggctTTCCCACCCGTTGGCAcactcacaagaccggacataggtAGAAatgtccttgcccattccctcccactgAAATGACTTCCCTAAATGGGAAGTGATCGTGAGTGATCATGGGTTAAGTTCAAGAGCTTTTCCCTATATTTAATTGGAACTACTAACTGTCTCTGAGGATGCCAGTCCTCCTTGTGCCTACCTTGTATGAGTCCTCCTTCTACAACAAATCTGGACCTATtggaagagctgagaggcagtgGGTCTGCCACTCCGTGCCACCGTCCAATCTCCCTTAAGGCAGTCATCCGTTTCCTGTTctgcctggaactgctcccttgatgctggagacatcagttcTTGTTGGGGTTGTGGATTTGGGCTTGGACCCCCTGGAAGCGAtgcagagggtgggggctggggtgtgtgtgtctccgTTGACTGTAAACCGCTGTCCACTGGTGCACTGGGCTCCAGTTGACCTTCTTGTTCCAgtttagctgctgctgcaggtgcaggctctgtggcgcCCTTTGGTTCTGGCTCCCCTAACTCTGATGGGGTTGCAAACACGGGCTCTGGTGCTGACTGCTCTACCAGTTCTGATCCTTGGGCTGGTTCTGGCTGGGTCCCAGAAACTGGATCTGCAACCACTGTCATAGACTCTGGTCTGGGGTCTGGTTTCACCACCTCTGGCTGGGTCCCTGTAGGAAGCTCAGGAATGGAGTTAGGTGTGGAGGCCTGTttagcctggctgcgggtgaccattcCCTCCCTCTTGGCCAAGTTTTCCCACAGCggcatgggaatgggataatcatcTAAGATTGAAAAAGTCctcattcctgaccagcccttgtcctggacaggcaacttggctgtaggcaagttaAAAGAGTTGGCCTTAAAGGGTTGCACCATCTCTTGGGCCTCTGGCTTGATGAATTTGGAGTCCATCAGGGATTGATGGATAGCTGACACCTGCACTCCAGTGTCCTTCCGCGCAGTAATCTTCCTCCCACCCACACTCACAGTTTCCCTTTGCTCTGGGGGTATTTgcgaggcatctgggcctgaagGCTCTTGGTGGGACCCTGGGGTGATGAGTTGCAGTTGGCTGGTGCTCTTGGGGCAATTGGTCTTCACATGCCCCAGCTCATTATATTTGAAGCATCGCCCAGctgagtgtggggtggggtgaggtgggtggttggagagcagggtggtgggatgAGAGGGCATCTGGGGTCTCCCTGGCTGTGTGGAGGGCTCCTCCTTgtgaggtggggccttgggctgaCCCCGATGGTGTGGTGTCTGCT
Proteins encoded:
- the LOC120403160 gene encoding pollen-specific leucine-rich repeat extensin-like protein 1 codes for the protein MELKRLELEKAKLDQPGGLNGPPPGTTPHSKKFPTYKVGDDTEALENSERACLGYNIPTDQYMVKLRPQLTGPLAEVAAEMPKEHMNKYKVYKHKAKIRMRLRTEYAHCRFRALRWKPDIAFSQHAYHIVNHWEAWISEANVKSLEDLSLLIQMEQFLEGVPEEIKRYILDRKPKTVIEAGEMGAKWVEEKKKASSSWCEYQKGQLEQTPHHRGQPKAPPHKEEPSTQPGRPQMPSHPTTLLSNHPPHPTPHSAGRCFKYNELGHVKTNCPKSTSQLQLITPGSHQEPSGPDASQIPPEQRETVSVGGRKITARKDTGVQVSAIHQSLMDSKFIKPEAQEMVQPFKANSFNLPTAKLPVQDKGWSGMRTFSILDDYPIPMPLWENLAKREGMVTRSQAKQASTPNSIPELPTGTQPEVVKPDPRPESMTVVADPVSGTQPEPAQGSELVEQSAPEPVFATPSELGEPEPKGATEPAPAAAAKLEQEGQLEPSAPVDSGLQSTETHTPQPPPSASLPGGPSPNPQPQQELMSPASREQFQAEQETDDCLKGDWTVARSGRPTASQLFQ